The following coding sequences lie in one Rhizobium binae genomic window:
- a CDS encoding NAD-dependent epimerase/dehydratase family protein, translating into MRYFITGTAGFIGFHLARRLLQDGHEVVGFDGMTPYYNITLKHMRNAALAQFPAFRQVMAMLEDRNALEDAVASAKADVMVHFAAQAGVRYSLENPRAYLTSNLEGSWNILEIAKDAGVKHLMLASTSSIYGANPTVPFRETDRSDEPLTFYAATKKSMELMAHSYAHLHKTPTTAFRFFTVYGPWGRPDMALFKFVKNILEDQPIEIYGEGKMSRDFTYIDDLVEALVRLSSVIPSEANRVSDERIETLSHQAPFRVVNIGGGQPESLMTFVETVEKALGQPAKRKMLPMQKGDVPRTFASPDLLVALTGYKPETKLDVGVKAFVDWYLDARSDLERQLEGVR; encoded by the coding sequence ATGCGTTACTTCATTACCGGTACTGCAGGCTTCATCGGCTTTCATCTTGCTCGCCGCCTGCTGCAGGATGGCCACGAGGTCGTCGGCTTCGATGGCATGACGCCCTACTACAACATCACGCTGAAACATATGCGCAACGCCGCGCTGGCGCAGTTTCCGGCCTTCCGCCAGGTGATGGCAATGCTGGAAGATCGTAATGCCCTCGAAGACGCCGTGGCGAGCGCCAAGGCTGATGTAATGGTGCATTTCGCGGCACAGGCCGGCGTACGCTACAGTCTTGAAAATCCAAGGGCTTATCTGACGTCCAATCTCGAAGGCTCCTGGAACATCCTCGAGATCGCCAAGGACGCAGGCGTCAAGCATCTCATGCTGGCCTCGACCTCCTCGATCTATGGTGCCAACCCGACCGTTCCATTCCGCGAGACAGACCGCTCCGACGAGCCGCTGACCTTTTATGCGGCGACGAAGAAATCGATGGAGCTGATGGCGCATAGCTATGCCCATCTCCATAAGACCCCGACCACCGCATTTCGGTTCTTCACTGTCTACGGCCCCTGGGGCCGTCCCGACATGGCCCTCTTCAAGTTTGTCAAGAACATACTTGAGGACCAGCCGATTGAGATCTACGGCGAAGGGAAGATGAGCCGCGACTTCACTTACATCGATGATCTCGTCGAGGCGCTCGTTCGGCTTTCTTCTGTCATTCCATCTGAGGCAAATCGCGTAAGTGACGAACGCATTGAGACGTTGTCGCATCAGGCGCCGTTCCGCGTCGTGAACATCGGCGGAGGTCAGCCCGAGAGCCTGATGACCTTCGTCGAAACCGTCGAAAAGGCACTCGGCCAGCCGGCAAAGCGCAAGATGCTGCCGATGCAGAAGGGCGACGTTCCTCGTACGTTTGCCAGTCCCGATCTGCTGGTGGCGCTGACCGGTTACAAACCGGAGACCAAGCTGGATGTCGGTGTGAAGGCTTTCGTCGACTGGTATCTTGATGCACGCAGCGACCTCGAGCGCCAATTGGAGGGCGTTCGATGA
- a CDS encoding glycoside hydrolase family 16 protein, with protein sequence MMSSLFRRDFIQSSAAWLALQWHCTTVAAEPIDDPTVGREIVFEDLFETLDWSVWHAGPKATTDGTGFYGRSAFATKYGEEGFNPYTIVADEAAENGTALQISAKYIGRPMNVRKYYGNTLPEFQWISGNLQTARNDGTILKGWRKGYFEARMLFPRHPITWPAFWMLNGRCILEPKTSIELDIVEHKGWEPTVYGTYLHEWGGADQNSRSTGVETPVDMTAAYCRYGMLVDDKRCIPFFNRKPVIDRRTGKPANWPITRSRRLDEESDVFWPLLTLALRTDVPFPQPLKEDDMLAHMRVDYFRVYE encoded by the coding sequence ATCATGTCATCTCTCTTTCGGCGCGATTTCATACAGTCTTCTGCTGCATGGCTTGCCCTCCAGTGGCATTGCACTACCGTTGCGGCCGAACCTATTGACGATCCGACAGTCGGAAGGGAAATCGTTTTCGAGGACTTGTTCGAGACGCTCGATTGGTCGGTTTGGCATGCAGGTCCGAAGGCAACGACGGACGGAACCGGTTTCTACGGTCGGTCGGCATTCGCCACCAAATACGGTGAGGAAGGTTTCAATCCGTATACCATCGTCGCCGATGAAGCAGCAGAAAACGGCACGGCGCTGCAGATATCGGCAAAATACATCGGGCGGCCGATGAATGTGCGTAAATACTACGGAAACACTCTTCCAGAGTTTCAATGGATTTCGGGGAATCTCCAGACAGCCAGAAACGATGGTACAATTCTTAAAGGATGGCGCAAAGGCTATTTCGAGGCGCGCATGCTCTTTCCCAGGCACCCGATAACCTGGCCAGCGTTCTGGATGCTCAACGGCCGATGCATCCTGGAGCCGAAGACAAGCATAGAGCTTGACATCGTTGAACATAAGGGATGGGAGCCGACCGTTTATGGGACCTACCTTCATGAATGGGGAGGGGCCGACCAAAATTCGCGAAGCACCGGCGTTGAAACGCCGGTCGACATGACCGCCGCCTATTGCCGCTACGGCATGCTCGTCGATGACAAGCGGTGTATTCCGTTTTTCAACCGAAAGCCCGTCATCGACAGAAGGACAGGCAAACCTGCTAATTGGCCAATCACGCGCTCGAGGCGATTGGACGAGGAATCCGATGTTTTCTGGCCGCTCTTGACGCTGGCACTGCGCACCGACGTCCCGTTTCCGCAGCCTCTAAAGGAAGATGACATGTTGGCTCATATGAGGGTCGATTATTTCAGGGTCTATGAATGA
- a CDS encoding glycosyltransferase → MQVGQPLRDRSQRRLKILYIQPGTSAFAGIERVVDAVCTMLADRYPEDFEVDVLYTSIHKNRPTEARGYNIIDRVANGRIALMRTFRRVIKAKDYSLVVVPQIEPAVICMAACLGLKRRFAVHLHGNPKRERSHIKAKILFLLMRVYFLSKVSYVFGTSPRQLESFKEMFRSKVPQVWVPNPVRTFDAAEASLGQEESDVVTFVNVGRFAFQKGQDILLRAFAELAKIRPNVSLKIVGYGVGEADLRTEISRLGLDGMVSIEHHPTNPAPALATSDVYVSTSRWEGWSLAICEALRFGLPVIATDCEFGPSDILVDPRLGRLVPVSGGPALAEAMAYYCDNLFVERSHSDFRKDFIDRYSPERVVEVHAQALRTAAKEFS, encoded by the coding sequence ATGCAAGTCGGCCAGCCGCTACGCGATCGATCCCAACGTCGGCTCAAGATCCTGTACATCCAGCCGGGAACGAGCGCGTTTGCGGGAATTGAACGCGTGGTTGATGCCGTCTGCACAATGCTCGCAGACCGGTATCCGGAGGACTTCGAGGTCGACGTGCTCTACACCTCCATTCACAAAAACCGTCCGACAGAAGCGCGCGGCTACAACATCATCGATCGTGTTGCGAACGGTCGGATCGCGTTGATGCGAACATTCAGGCGCGTAATCAAAGCAAAGGACTATAGTCTTGTGGTCGTCCCACAGATCGAGCCCGCGGTCATATGCATGGCCGCATGCCTCGGCCTGAAGCGCCGTTTTGCCGTTCATTTGCATGGAAACCCAAAACGCGAACGCAGTCATATCAAAGCGAAGATTCTGTTCCTCCTGATGCGTGTCTATTTCCTCTCAAAAGTATCCTATGTGTTCGGGACATCGCCCAGGCAATTGGAATCGTTCAAGGAAATGTTCAGGAGCAAGGTGCCGCAAGTCTGGGTCCCCAATCCCGTCAGAACATTTGACGCTGCTGAAGCATCATTGGGCCAAGAAGAGTCCGACGTCGTGACATTCGTCAATGTCGGTCGCTTCGCATTCCAGAAGGGCCAGGACATCCTCCTTCGCGCATTCGCCGAACTCGCTAAGATCCGGCCAAACGTCAGCCTAAAAATCGTTGGATATGGGGTCGGCGAGGCGGACCTGCGGACTGAGATTTCGAGACTGGGTCTCGACGGCATGGTTAGCATTGAGCATCACCCAACCAACCCCGCTCCTGCGCTTGCGACGAGTGATGTATATGTATCGACGTCTCGGTGGGAAGGGTGGTCGCTGGCGATTTGCGAAGCGCTCCGGTTCGGCTTGCCGGTGATTGCGACCGACTGCGAATTCGGACCGAGCGATATCCTCGTGGACCCTCGCCTTGGTCGCCTCGTTCCTGTGAGTGGCGGCCCGGCACTAGCGGAGGCAATGGCATACTATTGTGACAACCTCTTTGTCGAGCGGTCACACTCTGATTTCCGCAAAGACTTCATCGACCGATACAGCCCGGAGCGCGTGGTGGAAGTCCACGCGCAGGCACTGCGGACCGCCGCCAAGGAATTCTCGTAG
- a CDS encoding glycosyltransferase family 2 protein yields MLLCNISRVEKVCKMLKVQPLLSIIITCYNYEMYIGECIRSVLSQNYDNLEIIVVDDGSTDQSWQKIQEFGDKIVAVRTENRGQLKTSLTGLSLSHGDFVYFLDADDVLGEGALAHIEPYLRPGVSKIQFMLLPIDQTGKSIGNAFPALQPSDDSGPLIRSIRARGYYDTPPTSGNIYRRDVYEGLGEMTYERGIDGVSYLLAPFVGRVVSIDKTLGKYRIHNANQSSFSVLTSKRMKGYVDRFMGRLHHLDELVQARCATIDKLEVRNDYAYVMELKTMSLVVDGKRPSIGQISAYIRAVRREHTGKKRLALCLFAVALFVLPNAIAKQLAAIRIDPSRSRQMRSRLKQAFSV; encoded by the coding sequence ATGCTGCTTTGCAACATAAGCCGTGTAGAGAAGGTTTGCAAGATGCTAAAAGTCCAGCCGCTTCTCAGCATCATAATCACTTGTTACAACTACGAAATGTATATCGGAGAATGCATCAGGAGTGTTCTTTCGCAAAACTATGACAATCTCGAGATAATAGTAGTCGATGACGGATCGACCGATCAATCCTGGCAGAAGATCCAGGAATTCGGAGATAAGATCGTTGCGGTGCGCACCGAAAATCGGGGCCAACTGAAGACGTCATTGACGGGGTTGTCGCTCTCGCACGGCGACTTCGTCTACTTTCTGGACGCTGACGACGTGCTTGGCGAAGGCGCCCTTGCGCATATAGAGCCCTACCTGCGACCTGGCGTTTCGAAGATACAATTTATGCTTCTGCCGATAGACCAGACTGGCAAATCGATTGGCAACGCGTTTCCGGCGCTCCAGCCATCCGATGATTCAGGACCGCTCATCCGATCAATTCGAGCAAGAGGCTACTACGACACTCCACCGACATCGGGAAACATCTATCGACGTGACGTTTACGAGGGCCTTGGCGAAATGACCTACGAGCGTGGCATCGACGGCGTCTCCTATTTGCTCGCTCCCTTTGTCGGTCGCGTCGTCTCGATCGATAAGACCTTGGGCAAATATCGAATTCACAATGCCAACCAGTCGTCCTTTTCCGTCCTCACCTCAAAACGCATGAAAGGCTATGTTGATCGCTTCATGGGGCGCCTCCACCATTTGGACGAACTCGTGCAGGCCCGTTGCGCGACAATAGATAAGCTCGAAGTTCGCAACGATTATGCCTACGTGATGGAACTGAAAACGATGAGCCTCGTCGTGGATGGAAAGCGGCCGAGCATCGGCCAGATTTCCGCTTATATCCGGGCTGTGAGGCGTGAACACACCGGCAAGAAGCGCCTTGCGCTTTGCCTCTTTGCCGTTGCCCTCTTCGTCCTGCCGAACGCAATCGCGAAGCAACTGGCAGCGATCCGAATTGACCCGTCTCGATCGCGGCAGATGCGGTCGCGGTTGAAGCAGGCATTCTCCGTGTAG
- a CDS encoding glycosyltransferase family 4 protein, translating into MRILHILNHTRRLNGHVHAAVDLACAQVRLGHQVYVASEGGDFDALLQANGIQTLLISHKRKAPSLIKALLALSSYIKKFNIDIVHAHMMTSAVIAFPICKLRRIPLITTVHNEFEKSATLMGLGTRVIAVSDVVGASMRRRGVAPSKLKVVLNGTIGSSRAEGRSEEPKVLRSPSILFVGGLHPRKGVPDLFNAFETVHRSFSSAHLYIVGDGPFREEYKKAAATLQSASAITFVGSTRDPYPYMLGADIFVLPSHADPAPLVLSEAREAGCAIVGSSVDGIPQLLEHGEAGLLVPPNDPDALAETLSHLLESPDRIADWRRKSQLRIERLMIERVAKETLEVYHSAIPRAKAVALAT; encoded by the coding sequence ATGCGCATCCTGCATATCCTCAATCACACACGGCGCCTGAACGGGCATGTGCATGCCGCAGTGGATCTTGCCTGCGCCCAAGTCCGCCTTGGACACCAGGTATATGTCGCAAGCGAAGGCGGAGACTTCGACGCGCTTCTGCAAGCAAATGGCATCCAAACGCTCCTCATCAGTCACAAGCGAAAGGCTCCAAGCCTCATTAAAGCGCTGCTCGCGCTCAGCAGCTATATTAAGAAGTTCAATATCGACATCGTTCATGCACACATGATGACAAGCGCCGTCATCGCTTTTCCGATCTGCAAGTTGAGACGCATTCCGCTGATTACGACAGTCCACAACGAGTTCGAGAAAAGCGCGACGTTGATGGGCCTCGGAACTCGCGTCATCGCCGTCAGCGATGTGGTCGGAGCCTCGATGCGCCGCCGCGGCGTGGCTCCGTCGAAATTGAAGGTCGTACTGAACGGAACGATCGGATCGAGCCGCGCCGAGGGGCGCAGCGAAGAGCCCAAGGTTCTCCGCTCACCAAGCATTCTGTTTGTCGGAGGACTGCACCCGCGCAAGGGTGTCCCGGACCTTTTCAATGCTTTCGAAACCGTCCACCGCTCCTTCTCGAGCGCACATCTCTACATCGTCGGCGACGGTCCATTTCGCGAAGAATACAAGAAAGCGGCCGCAACACTGCAAAGCGCATCGGCCATAACCTTTGTCGGCTCGACCAGGGACCCTTATCCTTACATGTTGGGAGCAGACATTTTCGTACTTCCCTCGCATGCCGACCCGGCCCCACTCGTATTGTCGGAGGCCCGTGAGGCCGGTTGCGCAATCGTCGGGTCGTCCGTCGACGGTATTCCTCAACTTCTCGAGCATGGCGAAGCCGGACTTCTGGTTCCGCCCAACGATCCGGACGCACTTGCCGAGACGTTGAGCCATCTTCTCGAGTCACCTGATCGGATCGCCGATTGGCGCCGGAAAAGCCAACTACGGATTGAACGCTTGATGATAGAGCGCGTCGCCAAAGAGACGCTGGAGGTCTACCACTCGGCGATACCACGGGCCAAGGCAGTTGCCTTGGCAACGTGA
- a CDS encoding NAD(P)-binding protein, with protein MDDASHHSLRMSAVQQFDIIVLGAGISGLVAASILSAQGNRVIVVDEYDHVGGNHIDWSSREGYTFDVGSLIFQDDSPLLRHFPELLERYVPIKPSWGRLNPQGKITVYPISIRDDIFGAGPVGIVRIFASVLYARIFCRRMANARDFARYWIGAYLLDRSGLGTYMKRFYGVPAEEIDLELARKRMLWIAEYASLRNLLRRLLKRKRSIAPKNRQMARPREGFAVLYAAAVSRLQSCGVVFKLSASIGQVHKTDCGYAMSLDDSSVAASRIISTVPIEVAERICGSGKTSGLKTITLITLYFSFAGDRGFRQSIIYNFSHQGSWKRLTVYSDFYGRVAEREYFAVEVIAGVVNSAEQAEADFRQHVCANGLFNGDLKLEGNQILTNAYPIYSKGAAQNAAEAIARLRTFGIESIGRQGGFNYQPTARVSTIDVETAIGNP; from the coding sequence ATGGATGACGCAAGCCATCATTCCTTACGCATGTCCGCAGTGCAGCAATTTGATATCATCGTTCTCGGAGCCGGCATTTCCGGGCTTGTCGCAGCCTCGATCCTTTCTGCGCAAGGTAACCGCGTGATCGTCGTGGATGAGTACGACCACGTTGGCGGAAACCACATCGATTGGTCCTCTCGCGAAGGTTATACATTCGACGTCGGGAGCCTGATCTTCCAGGACGACTCTCCACTCCTGCGGCATTTCCCGGAGCTCCTTGAGCGTTATGTTCCCATCAAGCCGAGTTGGGGACGCTTAAATCCCCAGGGTAAGATAACAGTCTATCCGATCTCCATACGCGACGACATTTTCGGGGCGGGTCCGGTAGGCATCGTGCGAATCTTCGCGTCGGTGCTTTATGCTCGCATTTTCTGTCGGCGCATGGCCAATGCTCGGGATTTTGCACGCTATTGGATTGGTGCCTACCTGCTGGACCGATCCGGGCTCGGGACCTACATGAAGCGTTTCTACGGTGTCCCTGCCGAAGAGATTGATCTCGAACTTGCGCGCAAGCGCATGCTCTGGATCGCCGAATATGCTTCGCTGCGCAATCTGCTGCGCCGCTTGCTGAAGCGCAAACGATCAATCGCGCCCAAAAACCGCCAGATGGCACGCCCAAGAGAAGGATTCGCCGTGCTGTACGCCGCGGCTGTCTCCAGACTCCAAAGCTGCGGCGTCGTCTTCAAGCTCTCGGCTTCAATCGGTCAGGTTCACAAGACGGATTGCGGCTATGCGATGTCGCTCGATGACTCAAGCGTGGCTGCCAGCCGCATTATCTCAACAGTTCCGATCGAGGTCGCCGAACGGATATGTGGAAGCGGAAAGACATCCGGCCTGAAGACCATCACCCTCATTACGCTTTACTTCAGTTTTGCGGGCGATCGAGGATTCCGTCAGTCGATCATCTATAATTTCTCACACCAGGGATCATGGAAGAGGTTGACTGTCTACTCGGACTTCTACGGGCGGGTGGCGGAGAGGGAGTATTTTGCTGTCGAAGTCATCGCTGGCGTCGTCAACTCAGCCGAGCAAGCAGAAGCCGATTTCCGCCAACATGTATGCGCAAACGGATTGTTCAACGGTGATCTGAAGCTGGAAGGCAATCAGATTTTGACGAATGCCTATCCGATTTACAGCAAGGGGGCAGCACAGAACGCAGCTGAAGCGATCGCACGATTGCGAACCTTCGGAATTGAATCGATTGGACGCCAGGGCGGCTTCAATTATCAGCCGACCGCCAGGGTCTCTACCATCGATGTCGAGACTGCGATCGGCAATCCCTAA
- a CDS encoding hydrolase — MLLQSLDHLLHGPLEGIDLISTDVFDTLLLRQPRSQRSRAILAEQRFARLLRDEGIVISPEHLFRTRQLAERFAYRALNVGGGTGEVRLVDIVARQLVMLGLPERMIDEHISLEIAIEKVSLSANEKLAKVLRLKRQAGIRIVAVSDTALPARHLAELINHFHGPGLIDNIYSSADLGASKRHGQLFSSVLAQEGVAASRVLHLGDDLLADCAVPRRMGIQALHLPKGRLRLLAARADGARAEAMRGVRNQLRRTTNHIPELADRTAFGREVFGPIVAQFCLHIWLYAAQAETDANAAMLFCARGGIGIREAFERLLKKLGLPLAIRRENIQISRLVAARAALVRRSPAVLDELGREFGKNSFAEVANALGGRKYDLRGSWEMSFEASCFFSMLDTPEGLVVLEDIAKQNELFERHLQQIVGDTSRIILCDTGLYGSTQRLVASGLPERQFETIQFARCNYKGLSEDHFPRVTGLVVEEDLYSPLKVETVILRYWQIIESLFEPAIPSVRHFSEADDGSIRSNAGDIAYGRLDPADGNLLLSGVLQYIEQLGNGTQIMRDADLAWTRLKQAITNPRAFDMMALGVGSRSVDFGRQESVYVLKQSAAPDLARRLAAVKAQLWREGAIARDFPFLKSALLPALEIAHIVRGVSARLK; from the coding sequence GTGCTGCTGCAAAGCCTCGACCATCTCCTTCATGGGCCTCTGGAGGGCATTGACCTTATCTCGACGGATGTTTTCGACACGTTGCTGCTGCGTCAGCCACGTTCGCAGAGATCGCGCGCGATACTGGCTGAACAGCGTTTTGCCCGCCTGCTTCGCGATGAAGGAATTGTGATCAGTCCGGAACACCTGTTTCGCACGCGGCAATTGGCAGAGAGGTTTGCCTATCGTGCGTTGAACGTCGGGGGCGGCACGGGCGAGGTCAGGCTGGTCGATATCGTGGCCAGACAATTGGTCATGCTCGGCCTTCCCGAGCGCATGATCGACGAGCATATTTCCCTGGAGATCGCAATCGAGAAGGTTTCACTCTCGGCCAACGAAAAGCTTGCTAAGGTCTTGCGCCTGAAGCGCCAGGCCGGCATTCGCATCGTCGCCGTGTCCGATACAGCCCTGCCGGCGCGTCATTTGGCGGAGTTGATCAACCACTTTCACGGTCCTGGCCTTATCGACAACATCTATTCGAGTGCGGATCTCGGCGCCAGCAAGCGACATGGCCAACTGTTTTCCAGCGTTCTTGCGCAAGAAGGTGTCGCAGCGTCTCGCGTGCTGCATCTGGGGGATGATCTGCTCGCTGATTGTGCCGTACCGAGGAGGATGGGTATCCAAGCCCTGCATCTTCCGAAGGGGCGCCTCAGGCTGCTTGCCGCACGTGCCGATGGGGCTCGGGCCGAGGCCATGCGAGGTGTTCGCAACCAACTGAGGCGGACTACCAACCACATTCCTGAGTTGGCTGATCGGACGGCGTTCGGACGGGAAGTTTTTGGTCCGATCGTTGCCCAATTTTGCCTCCATATCTGGCTCTATGCCGCGCAGGCCGAAACTGACGCAAATGCGGCTATGTTGTTTTGCGCGCGCGGTGGTATTGGCATCAGGGAAGCCTTTGAACGCCTGCTTAAGAAGCTGGGCTTACCACTCGCAATCCGCCGCGAGAATATCCAGATCTCGCGTCTGGTGGCTGCGCGAGCCGCCCTCGTCAGGCGAAGCCCGGCGGTGCTCGACGAGCTCGGGCGCGAATTCGGGAAGAATAGTTTTGCCGAAGTTGCCAACGCATTGGGCGGCCGCAAGTACGACCTGCGCGGATCATGGGAGATGTCTTTCGAGGCAAGCTGCTTCTTTTCGATGCTCGACACGCCCGAAGGCCTTGTCGTGCTTGAGGACATTGCAAAACAGAACGAGCTCTTTGAACGTCATCTGCAGCAGATTGTCGGCGATACCTCGCGCATAATCCTTTGCGATACAGGGCTCTATGGCAGCACCCAGCGTTTGGTGGCTTCCGGGCTTCCCGAACGCCAGTTCGAAACGATTCAGTTCGCCCGATGCAACTACAAGGGACTGAGCGAGGATCATTTCCCAAGGGTGACCGGCCTGGTCGTCGAGGAAGATCTCTATAGCCCGCTCAAGGTCGAAACGGTTATCTTGCGATATTGGCAGATTATCGAGAGCCTGTTTGAACCTGCCATTCCGTCGGTTCGACACTTCAGTGAAGCAGATGACGGAAGCATTCGCAGCAATGCCGGAGACATCGCTTATGGTCGTCTCGACCCGGCCGACGGCAACCTGCTGCTTTCCGGTGTGCTGCAATACATCGAGCAGTTAGGAAACGGAACTCAGATCATGCGTGATGCCGATCTTGCCTGGACGCGCCTGAAGCAAGCGATCACAAACCCACGCGCGTTCGACATGATGGCCCTGGGAGTGGGATCCCGTTCCGTGGATTTCGGCCGCCAGGAAAGTGTCTACGTCCTTAAACAATCCGCAGCCCCCGATCTGGCGCGAAGACTTGCAGCAGTCAAAGCACAGCTCTGGCGGGAAGGCGCCATCGCCCGCGATTTTCCGTTCTTAAAGTCCGCGCTGCTTCCCGCACTCGAGATAGCGCATATTGTAAGGGGAGTGTCGGCGCGCTTGAAATAG
- a CDS encoding oligosaccharide flippase family protein, producing MLAVKALKGAGWLVFSRFVGRIIDFFTLLVLARTLTPADFGLAALATSLVVVVDTMLEVPVTQALVRLPTIDKSHLDTGFTVGLLRGVLIGTIVLAAAWPYSWINRDSHLVLLVAVLALGPISRGLTSPAMINFARQLGFRQTFILESSGKLSASIIAMFVVLNGGAYWAIVANFVVASFASTVASYVLAPYRPAFSLVRLPDFAGFIGWFSSAQLISALNWQFDRFLIGALADRTTLGRYAVASDVAVIPTQSLIGPALQPVMAAFSQINADRARVRQAFLKATRFAMLISAPACVGISLTADLATDLLLGAKWEHAAPLLSLLALAVAPIPYFQTLSSVSVALDRPHVIFRLNAVDLCFRMLLITIGFYLGSVTGVSLARIALSTLMFAFYLSEARRLLEVSIVAQLRNLWKVAVAVTAMAIMVWFLRHELAGRNYPHVLELALVIALGAATYAATLLLLGVRLIAGRGRLELFDR from the coding sequence ATGCTCGCGGTTAAGGCACTCAAGGGAGCCGGATGGCTCGTCTTCTCCCGCTTTGTCGGGCGGATTATCGATTTCTTCACACTGCTCGTTCTCGCCCGCACTCTGACGCCCGCCGATTTCGGCCTTGCCGCGCTGGCGACATCACTTGTGGTGGTCGTCGACACCATGCTCGAGGTTCCGGTGACACAGGCGCTCGTGCGGCTGCCGACAATCGACAAAAGCCATCTCGACACCGGTTTTACGGTCGGGCTCCTTAGAGGCGTTCTGATCGGGACGATCGTTTTGGCAGCCGCCTGGCCTTACTCGTGGATCAATCGGGACAGCCATCTCGTGCTGCTCGTTGCCGTGCTCGCGCTCGGTCCAATTTCCAGAGGACTGACCAGTCCCGCGATGATCAATTTCGCGCGCCAACTCGGATTTCGACAGACCTTCATACTGGAATCATCGGGAAAACTATCTGCCAGTATAATCGCGATGTTCGTCGTCTTAAATGGCGGAGCCTACTGGGCCATCGTTGCAAACTTCGTTGTCGCCTCTTTTGCCTCGACGGTCGCATCCTATGTCCTTGCTCCCTATAGGCCGGCCTTTTCGCTTGTCCGCCTCCCTGACTTCGCGGGCTTCATCGGATGGTTCAGCTCGGCGCAGTTGATCTCCGCACTGAACTGGCAATTCGATCGTTTTCTCATAGGCGCGCTTGCTGACCGCACCACGCTTGGACGCTATGCAGTGGCAAGCGACGTGGCGGTTATACCGACCCAAAGCCTCATCGGGCCGGCGCTGCAGCCAGTCATGGCGGCGTTCTCGCAAATCAACGCGGACCGGGCGCGGGTGCGCCAAGCGTTCTTGAAGGCAACCCGCTTTGCAATGCTGATCTCGGCACCGGCCTGCGTGGGGATATCACTCACAGCGGACCTTGCCACCGACCTGTTGCTTGGCGCAAAATGGGAACATGCAGCGCCCCTCCTCAGCTTGCTTGCTCTTGCGGTAGCACCGATCCCCTATTTTCAGACACTCTCGTCGGTCAGTGTGGCCCTCGATCGGCCGCACGTGATCTTCCGTTTGAATGCAGTCGACCTCTGTTTCCGGATGCTGCTGATTACAATCGGGTTCTATCTTGGATCGGTTACTGGGGTTAGCCTCGCCAGAATTGCCCTTTCAACGCTTATGTTTGCCTTCTACCTCAGCGAAGCCCGCCGCCTGCTTGAAGTCAGCATCGTCGCTCAACTCAGGAATCTCTGGAAGGTTGCAGTCGCCGTAACCGCGATGGCGATCATGGTCTGGTTTTTGCGCCATGAACTGGCAGGGCGAAATTATCCGCACGTTCTGGAACTTGCGCTGGTGATCGCTCTAGGGGCAGCGACCTACGCCGCGACCTTGCTGCTGCTCGGAGTGCGGCTGATTGCTGGTCGTGGTCGGCTGGAACTCTTTGATCGCTGA